A genome region from Trichosurus vulpecula isolate mTriVul1 chromosome 5, mTriVul1.pri, whole genome shotgun sequence includes the following:
- the LOC118850607 gene encoding olfactory receptor 6C75 isoform X2 translates to MKNHTSVTEFVLLGLTDDPQWQVVLFIFLLLTYMLSVTGNLTIITLTLLDSHLQTPMYFFLRNFSFLEISFTSVCIPRFLVTVVTGDKTISYNGCVAQLFFFIFLGVTEFYLLAAMSYDRYVAICKPLHYTTIMSSKVCILLVLSSWLAGFLIIFPPIILLLQLDFCSSNVINHFICDSSPILQLSCSNTHFLELMAFFLAVVTLMVTLTLVILSYTYIIQTILKIPSANQRKKAFSTCSSHMIVVSLSYGSCIFMYIKPSAKERVSLSKGVAVLNTSVAPLLNPFIYTLRNQQVKQAFKNMVQKIIFSSKK, encoded by the coding sequence atgaaaaaccaTACATCAGTCACAGAGTTTGTACTGCTGGGATTGACAGATGATCCACAGTGGCAGGTTGTActtttcatcttcctccttctcaccTACATGCTGAGTGTGACTGGGAACCTAACCATTATCACCCTCACGTTGCTGGACTCTCACCTACAGacccccatgtacttcttcctccGAAATTTTTCATTCTTAGAAATTTCCTTCACATCTGTATGTATTCCTAGATTCCTGGTTACTGTTGTGACAGGGGATAAGACCATTTCCTATAATGGTTGTGTGGCTCAgttattcttcttcattttcttgggGGTGACAGAATTTTACCTCCTTGCTGCCATGTCTTATGACCGCTATGTCGCTATCTGCAAGCCACTGCATTACACAACCATCATGAGCAGCAAGGTCTGTATATTGCTTGTCCTTAGTTCTTGGCTGGCGGGGTTCCTAATCATCTTTCCACCCATTATCTTGCTACTACAGCTGGATTTCTGTTCATCTAATGTCATTAATCATTTTATCTGTGACTCTTCTCCTATCCTGCAGCTCTCATGCTCAAATACACACTTCCTGGAACTGATGGCATTTTTTTTAGCTGTGGTGACACTCATGGTCACCTTGACTCTAGTGATACTCTCTTATACATACATCATTCAGACAATTCTGAAAATCCCTTCTGCGAATCAGAGAAAAAAGGCCTTTTCCACTTGCTCCTCCCACATGATTGTTGTTTCCCTCTCTTATGGCAGCTGCATTTTCATGTACATTAAACCCTCAGCAAAGGAAAGAGTGTCTTTGAGCAAGGGAGTTGCTGTGCTCAATACCTCAGTTGCTCCCTTGTTGAATCCCTTCATTTACACCCTAAGAAATCAGCAAGTGAAGCAAGCCTTCAAGAATATGGTTCAGAAGATTATCTTTTCTTCCAAAAAGTAA
- the LOC118850607 gene encoding olfactory receptor 6C75 isoform X1, producing MPLDSEEIKMKNHTSVTEFVLLGLTDDPQWQVVLFIFLLLTYMLSVTGNLTIITLTLLDSHLQTPMYFFLRNFSFLEISFTSVCIPRFLVTVVTGDKTISYNGCVAQLFFFIFLGVTEFYLLAAMSYDRYVAICKPLHYTTIMSSKVCILLVLSSWLAGFLIIFPPIILLLQLDFCSSNVINHFICDSSPILQLSCSNTHFLELMAFFLAVVTLMVTLTLVILSYTYIIQTILKIPSANQRKKAFSTCSSHMIVVSLSYGSCIFMYIKPSAKERVSLSKGVAVLNTSVAPLLNPFIYTLRNQQVKQAFKNMVQKIIFSSKK from the exons ATGCCATTAGATTC agaagaaattaaaatgaaaaaccaTACATCAGTCACAGAGTTTGTACTGCTGGGATTGACAGATGATCCACAGTGGCAGGTTGTActtttcatcttcctccttctcaccTACATGCTGAGTGTGACTGGGAACCTAACCATTATCACCCTCACGTTGCTGGACTCTCACCTACAGacccccatgtacttcttcctccGAAATTTTTCATTCTTAGAAATTTCCTTCACATCTGTATGTATTCCTAGATTCCTGGTTACTGTTGTGACAGGGGATAAGACCATTTCCTATAATGGTTGTGTGGCTCAgttattcttcttcattttcttgggGGTGACAGAATTTTACCTCCTTGCTGCCATGTCTTATGACCGCTATGTCGCTATCTGCAAGCCACTGCATTACACAACCATCATGAGCAGCAAGGTCTGTATATTGCTTGTCCTTAGTTCTTGGCTGGCGGGGTTCCTAATCATCTTTCCACCCATTATCTTGCTACTACAGCTGGATTTCTGTTCATCTAATGTCATTAATCATTTTATCTGTGACTCTTCTCCTATCCTGCAGCTCTCATGCTCAAATACACACTTCCTGGAACTGATGGCATTTTTTTTAGCTGTGGTGACACTCATGGTCACCTTGACTCTAGTGATACTCTCTTATACATACATCATTCAGACAATTCTGAAAATCCCTTCTGCGAATCAGAGAAAAAAGGCCTTTTCCACTTGCTCCTCCCACATGATTGTTGTTTCCCTCTCTTATGGCAGCTGCATTTTCATGTACATTAAACCCTCAGCAAAGGAAAGAGTGTCTTTGAGCAAGGGAGTTGCTGTGCTCAATACCTCAGTTGCTCCCTTGTTGAATCCCTTCATTTACACCCTAAGAAATCAGCAAGTGAAGCAAGCCTTCAAGAATATGGTTCAGAAGATTATCTTTTCTTCCAAAAAGTAA